One region of Collinsella aerofaciens ATCC 25986 genomic DNA includes:
- a CDS encoding YcjF family protein, whose product MKIPVDKLTRAFKMGASVKKDSDTPVRVSVYLDSSASRFLAETVRDAFVPQTTSGIVRVERLGEERIAPKTDTDVVLVLSCGSDRLESAVQELVIAGAPVCVLAESAVEVPFIEESTPMLGVVAATDKTYLLETLARWILDRTDKETAFAANFAFMRIAAANRIITSCALTNMATGALVFLPGADYPVMALAQVGMLFELAAVFGRGIKPERGYEVAGVLAGGLVIRAVTRALVKQTPHIGFAVKALTAAAGTYGMGRALVSLYERDVDYSRANEVVTATFSRVRDLVTTVAGATRPMASYQDASDLAA is encoded by the coding sequence ATGAAAATTCCCGTAGATAAGCTGACCCGCGCTTTTAAGATGGGCGCGTCCGTTAAGAAGGATTCCGATACGCCGGTGCGCGTCTCGGTCTATCTGGATTCGTCCGCCTCGCGCTTTCTTGCCGAGACGGTGCGTGACGCCTTTGTGCCGCAGACGACCTCGGGTATTGTGCGCGTCGAGCGTCTGGGGGAGGAGCGAATTGCTCCAAAGACCGATACCGATGTGGTGCTGGTGCTCTCGTGTGGTTCCGACCGCTTGGAGAGTGCCGTGCAGGAGCTCGTGATCGCCGGCGCGCCCGTGTGCGTGCTTGCCGAGTCTGCTGTGGAGGTGCCGTTTATCGAGGAGTCCACGCCCATGCTCGGCGTGGTAGCGGCAACCGATAAGACGTATCTGCTCGAGACGCTTGCCCGCTGGATTCTCGATCGCACCGACAAGGAAACGGCTTTTGCGGCGAACTTTGCCTTCATGCGCATCGCGGCGGCCAATCGTATCATCACCTCGTGCGCGCTCACCAATATGGCGACCGGTGCGCTGGTGTTTTTGCCGGGCGCCGATTATCCCGTTATGGCGCTGGCGCAGGTGGGCATGCTCTTTGAGCTCGCTGCCGTCTTTGGACGCGGTATTAAGCCCGAGCGCGGCTACGAGGTCGCGGGCGTGCTTGCCGGCGGTCTTGTGATCCGCGCGGTCACCCGCGCGCTCGTCAAACAGACGCCGCATATTGGGTTTGCCGTCAAGGCGCTCACTGCTGCCGCGGGCACCTACGGCATGGGCCGTGCGCTTGTTTCGCTCTACGAGCGCGATGTCGACTACAGCCGTGCCAACGAGGTGGTCACTGCCACGTTCTCCCGCGTTCGCGATCTGGTGACCACGGTCGCGGGCGCTACCCGTCCTATGGCGTCCTACCAAGACGCATCCGATCTCGCTGCTTAG
- the rplU gene encoding 50S ribosomal protein L21, which translates to MYAIVNTGGKQYKVATDDVITVEKIEGNEGDKVTLPVIFLNDGKKIVTDPDKLAKAKVTAQIVEQFKGEKQLVFKFHKRKRYRRLKGHRQQLTKLKIVKVQATSRAKKAVKAEAEAVAEAPVAE; encoded by the coding sequence ATGTACGCAATCGTTAACACGGGCGGCAAGCAGTACAAGGTCGCCACCGACGATGTCATCACCGTCGAGAAGATCGAGGGCAATGAGGGCGACAAGGTCACCCTGCCGGTTATCTTCCTCAACGATGGTAAGAAGATCGTCACCGATCCCGACAAGCTGGCCAAGGCCAAGGTTACCGCTCAGATCGTTGAGCAGTTCAAGGGCGAGAAGCAGCTGGTCTTCAAGTTCCACAAGCGCAAGCGCTATCGTCGTCTGAAGGGTCACCGTCAGCAGCTCACCAAGCTGAAGATCGTGAAGGTTCAGGCTACCTCCCGCGCCAAGAAGGCTGTCAAGGCAGAGGCTGAGGCTGTTGCCGAGGCTCCCGTCGCCGAGTAG
- a CDS encoding TIGR03960 family B12-binding radical SAM protein, which yields MRVAYQDCFHLIEPLLAKVEKPSRYIDHEWGTLSKADADYRCCLIYPDVYEVGLPNQGIAILYNILNQAEGISCERGYVPWPDMGDAMREAGIPLLSLEGAAPVASFDIVGLHVPHEMAVTNFLEALDLAGIPLLAADRGEDDPIIIAGGPSVYNPEPYAAFFDAILIGEGEESLLETCQLHRRLRDEGVPRAQIVEQLASIAGNYVPSLYEVRHDEPCSPHGYTVPREGKDAPTVVYKRVVEDFGATNPLSQSCVPYAQLVHDRLSIEILRGCARGCRFCQAGMTYRPVRERSADQIVSSVIQGLEKTGYDEVSLTSLSTTDHSCIRDVLGRLNRRLEDTGIRVSIPSQRLDSFGVDMAESVAGEKKGGLTFAPEAGSQRMRDIINKNVTEEDLDRAAKAAFEAGWNRMKLYFMMGLPGERDEDIVAIANLADHVLELGRSVVPKARRGSISVSISVSVFIPKAATPFQWCPQLDYDDVKRRQKLLITSVRNRAVRVHYHDAETSLIEAALSRAGRDMTPVIIDAWRSGSRFDAWAEHFSLDNWKEAAAKNGIDLNELVHLPYELDWRLPWEHVSPGCTRGFLEREYRRSLEGVTTPDCTRTSCTGCGICPTLHAKNVLMGDRA from the coding sequence TTGCGCGTTGCATACCAAGACTGTTTTCATTTAATTGAGCCGTTGCTCGCCAAGGTCGAGAAGCCGAGCCGCTATATCGATCACGAGTGGGGCACGCTTTCCAAGGCCGATGCCGACTACCGTTGCTGCCTGATCTATCCGGATGTGTACGAGGTCGGTCTGCCCAACCAGGGCATCGCCATCCTCTACAACATCCTTAACCAGGCCGAGGGCATCTCCTGCGAGCGCGGCTATGTGCCGTGGCCCGATATGGGCGACGCCATGCGCGAGGCGGGTATTCCGCTGCTATCGCTCGAGGGTGCAGCGCCGGTCGCTTCGTTTGATATCGTCGGTCTGCATGTGCCGCACGAGATGGCGGTGACGAACTTCCTCGAGGCTTTGGACCTCGCTGGCATTCCGCTGTTAGCGGCCGACCGAGGTGAAGACGACCCAATCATCATCGCCGGCGGTCCCTCGGTGTACAACCCCGAGCCGTACGCGGCCTTCTTCGATGCCATCCTCATCGGTGAGGGCGAGGAATCGCTGCTCGAGACCTGCCAGCTGCATCGCCGCCTGCGTGACGAAGGGGTCCCGCGCGCGCAGATTGTCGAGCAGCTTGCATCCATTGCCGGCAACTACGTGCCGTCGCTCTATGAGGTTCGTCACGACGAGCCCTGCTCGCCGCATGGCTACACCGTGCCGCGTGAAGGCAAGGATGCGCCGACCGTGGTCTACAAGCGCGTCGTTGAGGATTTCGGCGCCACGAATCCGCTGTCGCAGTCGTGCGTGCCCTATGCGCAGCTGGTTCACGACCGCCTGTCTATCGAGATCCTGCGCGGCTGCGCCCGCGGCTGTCGTTTTTGTCAGGCCGGCATGACGTATCGCCCGGTGCGCGAGCGCTCGGCCGACCAGATCGTCTCGTCGGTGATTCAGGGTCTGGAAAAGACCGGCTATGACGAGGTGTCGCTGACCTCGCTTTCCACGACCGACCACTCCTGCATTCGCGACGTGCTCGGCAGGCTCAACCGTCGCCTGGAGGATACGGGTATACGCGTGTCTATTCCGTCGCAGCGCCTGGATTCGTTTGGCGTGGATATGGCCGAGTCGGTCGCCGGCGAAAAGAAGGGCGGCCTGACGTTCGCGCCCGAGGCCGGCAGCCAGCGCATGCGCGACATCATTAACAAGAACGTGACCGAGGAGGACCTGGACCGTGCGGCCAAGGCGGCCTTCGAGGCCGGCTGGAACCGCATGAAGCTCTACTTTATGATGGGCCTTCCCGGCGAGCGCGATGAGGACATCGTGGCCATCGCCAATCTGGCCGATCACGTGCTGGAGCTCGGTCGTTCCGTGGTGCCCAAGGCTCGTCGCGGCTCGATCTCGGTGTCCATCTCGGTTTCGGTCTTTATCCCCAAGGCTGCCACGCCGTTCCAGTGGTGCCCGCAGCTCGACTACGACGACGTCAAGCGTCGCCAGAAGTTGCTTATCACGAGCGTTCGCAACCGTGCCGTCCGCGTGCATTACCACGATGCCGAGACCTCGCTCATCGAGGCCGCGCTGTCCCGCGCCGGTCGTGACATGACGCCCGTCATCATCGATGCTTGGCGCTCGGGCTCTCGCTTTGACGCCTGGGCAGAGCATTTCTCGCTCGATAACTGGAAGGAAGCTGCTGCCAAAAACGGCATCGACCTCAATGAACTCGTGCACCTGCCCTACGAGTTGGACTGGCGCCTGCCGTGGGAGCACGTGAGCCCCGGCTGCACGCGCGGCTTCCTTGAGCGCGAGTACCGTCGCTCGCTCGAGGGCGTCACGACTCCCGACTGCACCCGCACGTCGTGCACCGGCTGCGGGATCTGCCCCACGCTCCACGCCAAGAATGTATTGATGGGTGATCGCGCATGA
- a CDS encoding FtsW/RodA/SpoVE family cell cycle protein has product MDFSPADLFRSTKTGSRSSLDRVNKQLSASRGTFRQKVHIGVLVATVALVAYGAIIIWSASQFKADASFSRHLLGIGIGTVLAVLVWRSDLRGISNFSTALLVIDLIVILSPKIPGLSYTGGLGMTGWIKIPGIGLTFQPVELAKLITIFFIATLGSQYNGRIDTVRDYVKLCGMLSIPFLAVVAMGDLGSGLVVLVSGAIVICMSGARREWVLSTLALLVGLVALVLALDSVFDSLLGHDVLIKQYQMNRLTVFIDPDNADSDDAYNLQQSLIAVGSGGFFGKGLGHATQSAGGFLPEFHTDFVFAFLSETFGFCGSFLLLCLYVLLIFSTIRVAFKCESLFLRLSCVGIVGMWAFQTFENIGMCIGMMPITGIPLPFISFGSSSMMIQLLTVGIVQSIWRHRSGAA; this is encoded by the coding sequence ATGGATTTTTCTCCGGCGGATCTGTTCCGTTCAACCAAGACCGGCTCTCGCAGCAGCCTGGACCGCGTCAACAAGCAACTTTCGGCCTCGCGCGGCACGTTTCGCCAAAAGGTCCATATCGGTGTGCTCGTGGCTACAGTGGCGCTCGTCGCCTACGGTGCCATCATTATCTGGTCGGCTTCGCAGTTTAAGGCCGATGCTTCGTTCTCACGCCATCTGCTGGGAATTGGCATCGGCACGGTGCTGGCGGTGCTGGTCTGGCGCTCCGACCTGCGCGGTATTTCCAATTTCTCGACGGCGTTGCTCGTCATCGACCTGATCGTGATCCTCTCGCCCAAGATTCCGGGTCTGTCCTATACGGGCGGTCTGGGCATGACGGGCTGGATCAAGATTCCCGGTATCGGCTTGACATTCCAGCCGGTTGAGCTTGCCAAGCTCATCACCATCTTCTTTATTGCTACGCTTGGCTCGCAGTATAACGGTCGCATCGATACCGTTCGCGACTACGTCAAGCTCTGCGGCATGTTGTCCATTCCGTTTTTGGCCGTCGTCGCCATGGGCGACCTGGGCTCGGGCCTTGTCGTGCTGGTTTCGGGCGCCATCGTCATTTGTATGAGTGGTGCACGCCGCGAATGGGTGCTGTCGACCCTGGCCCTGCTCGTGGGCCTGGTGGCCCTCGTCCTGGCGCTCGATTCGGTCTTTGATTCGTTGCTCGGCCACGATGTGCTTATCAAGCAGTATCAGATGAACCGTCTGACGGTCTTTATCGACCCCGATAATGCCGATTCGGACGATGCCTACAACCTGCAGCAGTCGCTTATCGCCGTTGGCTCGGGTGGCTTCTTTGGTAAGGGTTTGGGCCATGCGACGCAGTCGGCCGGCGGCTTTCTGCCTGAGTTCCACACCGACTTCGTCTTCGCCTTTCTGTCCGAGACCTTTGGCTTTTGCGGCTCCTTTTTGCTGCTGTGCTTGTACGTACTGCTCATCTTCTCGACGATCCGCGTTGCTTTTAAGTGCGAGTCTCTGTTCCTACGCTTATCATGCGTAGGTATCGTCGGCATGTGGGCGTTCCAGACCTTCGAAAACATCGGCATGTGCATCGGCATGATGCCGATTACCGGTATTCCGCTACCGTTTATTAGCTTCGGTTCGTCTTCGATGATGATTCAGCTGCTGACGGTGGGTATCGTACAATCCATATGGCGGCATCGTTCGGGCGCCGCGTAA
- a CDS encoding TIGR03936 family radical SAM-associated protein codes for MSERLTDNPSLFRLRVRYGKRDRLKYLGHLEVIHTIERIVRRAGLPYAVTQGFSPHMRVGFSSALPVGTSSTCEWYDLFMTEFVALDEAFGRLAAASPADLAPIEAAYIDVRTPALTAQLTRLSYRIDLHLDPEAPVSADEVRRAIDTLRADHGIDYARGKKSKRLDLDHTLVGYELTAGERPDHLVLMLDTHADNEGSMRPEILLSAADVLLQGLTPGVDAPIVSTGMQDLVTICSYDVERQNQACEDDEGRLVSPIPVRTCGFAPHTR; via the coding sequence ATGAGTGAGCGCCTGACCGACAACCCCTCGCTCTTTAGGCTTCGTGTTCGCTATGGCAAGCGCGATCGCCTTAAGTACTTGGGCCATCTCGAAGTAATCCATACCATTGAGCGCATCGTGCGCCGTGCGGGACTTCCCTATGCCGTCACGCAGGGCTTCTCTCCGCACATGCGCGTGGGCTTCTCTTCGGCGCTACCGGTTGGTACGTCGTCGACCTGCGAGTGGTATGACCTGTTTATGACCGAGTTCGTGGCGCTCGACGAGGCGTTTGGGCGCCTGGCCGCGGCGTCTCCGGCCGATCTGGCGCCCATTGAGGCGGCGTACATCGACGTGCGCACGCCGGCCTTGACGGCGCAGCTCACGCGCCTGTCGTATCGCATCGATCTGCACTTGGATCCCGAGGCGCCCGTAAGCGCCGACGAGGTGCGTCGTGCGATCGACACGCTGCGCGCGGACCATGGCATCGACTACGCACGCGGCAAAAAGAGCAAGCGCTTGGATTTGGATCACACGCTCGTGGGCTATGAACTCACGGCGGGGGAGCGCCCGGACCATTTAGTGCTCATGCTCGACACCCATGCCGACAACGAGGGCTCCATGCGTCCGGAAATTTTGCTTTCTGCTGCTGATGTTTTGTTGCAGGGCTTGACCCCGGGCGTGGATGCACCTATTGTTTCCACCGGTATGCAAGACCTCGTGACCATCTGCTCCTACGATGTCGAGCGTCAGAATCAAGCATGCGAGGACGACGAGGGCCGACTCGTCAGCCCCATACCTGTGCGAACTTGTGGATTTGCTCCACATACTCGTTGA